In a single window of the Amycolatopsis sp. cg5 genome:
- a CDS encoding neutral zinc metallopeptidase yields MKALTRAACAAALVAVLGGCAQAVPGTSTADRQDPTTVAGLAITDGPSGPKAGVADAGLPVLNGDGGAIDKLAANAVADVQRYWDQQLPEHFGRQFKPITRLVSYDSGARGLNLCGSSTAGLVNAFYCANDDTVAWDRGELLPSLDESFGPMSVVAVLAHELGHAIQFRLGAGDAPSIVKEQQADCYAGNFFRWVAEGNAPHFQLSTGPGLNQIMSTLFFIRDNAGTSAAADGAHGDAFDRVSAFQFGFGEDPKRCAKIDVAEVRQRISQQAFSPEERDSGLGKGNLRVTDPNALQNLQDSLRIAFPGTPPPAFTQHRAACADAKPTTPAGYCPATNVVTLDPAELTKIGTPPRRGNKGGIGDFAAFAEIASRYALAAQKAAGGSLDGPVAGLRTACLTGTWASTMRGDQETPLKLSPGDLDEAVAEMLKASSLIAGDLDGQSVGSGFARVEAFRDGFASGSTICTSKYA; encoded by the coding sequence GCACCGCCGACCGGCAGGACCCGACCACGGTGGCCGGGCTGGCCATCACCGACGGTCCGAGCGGGCCGAAGGCCGGGGTGGCCGACGCCGGGCTCCCGGTGCTCAACGGGGACGGCGGCGCCATCGACAAGCTCGCCGCGAACGCCGTCGCGGATGTGCAGCGGTACTGGGACCAGCAGCTCCCCGAGCACTTCGGGCGGCAGTTCAAGCCGATCACCAGGCTCGTCTCGTACGACTCCGGCGCGCGCGGGCTGAACCTGTGCGGCAGCTCGACGGCCGGGCTGGTCAACGCCTTCTACTGCGCGAACGACGACACGGTCGCCTGGGACCGCGGCGAGCTGCTGCCGAGTCTCGACGAGTCGTTCGGCCCGATGTCGGTGGTCGCGGTGCTGGCGCACGAACTCGGCCACGCGATCCAGTTCCGCCTGGGCGCGGGCGACGCGCCGTCGATCGTCAAGGAGCAGCAGGCCGACTGCTACGCGGGCAACTTCTTCCGCTGGGTCGCGGAGGGCAACGCGCCGCACTTCCAGCTCTCGACCGGGCCCGGCCTGAACCAGATCATGTCCACCCTGTTCTTCATCAGGGACAACGCGGGCACCAGCGCCGCGGCCGACGGCGCGCACGGTGACGCGTTCGACCGGGTCTCGGCGTTCCAGTTCGGCTTCGGCGAGGACCCGAAGCGCTGCGCGAAGATCGACGTCGCCGAGGTGCGGCAGCGGATCAGCCAGCAGGCGTTCAGCCCCGAGGAGCGGGATTCGGGACTGGGCAAGGGAAATCTGCGGGTCACCGACCCGAACGCGCTGCAGAACCTGCAGGACTCGCTGCGGATCGCGTTCCCCGGCACCCCGCCGCCGGCGTTCACCCAGCACCGGGCCGCCTGCGCGGACGCCAAGCCGACCACGCCCGCCGGGTACTGCCCGGCGACCAACGTCGTCACGCTCGACCCGGCCGAGCTGACCAAGATCGGCACCCCGCCCCGGCGCGGAAACAAGGGCGGCATCGGCGACTTCGCCGCGTTCGCCGAGATCGCGTCCCGGTACGCGCTGGCGGCGCAGAAGGCCGCGGGCGGTTCGCTCGACGGGCCGGTCGCCGGCCTGCGCACCGCCTGCCTGACCGGCACCTGGGCGAGCACGATGCGCGGCGACCAAGAGACCCCACTGAAGCTCTCCCCCGGCGATCTCGACGAGGCCGTCGCCGAGATGCTCAAGGCGAGCAGCCTCATCGCGGGCGACCTGGACGGCCAGAGCGTCGGCTCCGGGTTCGCGCGCGTGGAGGCGTTCCGCGACGGCTTCGCGTCCGGGTCAACGATCTGTACCAGCAAATACGCCTGA